One window from the genome of Halictus rubicundus isolate RS-2024b chromosome 7, iyHalRubi1_principal, whole genome shotgun sequence encodes:
- the LOC143355681 gene encoding potassium/sodium hyperpolarization-activated cyclic nucleotide-gated channel 2 codes for MLHVEHACDIPKEEDVFFLPGRGPLRKAYDYFRVAIIASHKNPAARKYLGSTAFIVSEKRRQLKSYVHIIHPFSMFTYYWDFLMITVMTAMMILIPYQAAFELVPIPLSWSLVKNCFLLFCIADMVVKFKTGYMDEEEHMVVLEKRKIAKRYCGSGTFIPDVLGSFPTDVFFLTKWEELRVSRKVASLICVFRVASLNSHIVRMVHALDIPLALYEFCIVIYWLLISLHWQACWFFLLPVAVISMREPKPPSNTSWVMEQELWNKPKHEQYVGAILRAVTTFTKSGLLQSNVSDMADLYLIIVLQVVGILAPWILVGRVMQFFKGTNSSRLKYQATMAQLRQYMRHMHLPYHTQTRIIQYYEFHFQRRFFRESEIMHTLSLQMRHEINMHSCRKLVENVTFFNNLPLSLLGRIVGLLKSEIFLTNDVIVRANQPGDCMYFIATGTVAIYTNSGKEVCHLEDGAHFGEVALVMPNELRVASVVAVEVCELYRLNRADFARTIHPYPMLWERIKKIAIERHEKTMILNAQ; via the exons ATGCTGCACGTGGAGCACGCCTGCGATATACCAAAGGAAGAGGACGTATTTTTTCTTCCTGGCCGAGGACCTTTGCGAAAAGCCTATGATTATTTCCGCGTGGCAATCATAGCCTCCCATAAGAATCCAGCCGCGCGAAAATATTTGGGGAGCACGGCCTTCATAGTCTCAGAAAAACGCCGGCAACTAAAAAGTTATGTACACATCATCCACCCTTTCAGTATGTTCAC CTACTATTGGGACTTCCTGATGATCACTGTAATGACGGCCATGATGATACTGATCCCGTACCAAGCCGCGTTCGAATTGGTGCCGATACCACTGTCCTGGAGCCTCGTAAAGAACTGCTTCCTGTTGTTTTGCATTGCGGACATGGTGGTCAAGTTCAAAACTGG ATATATGGACGAGGAAGAGCACATGGTGGTCCTAGAGAAACGGAAGATCGCGAAAAGATACTGCGGATCGGGCACGTTCATTCCCGACGTTCTCGGATCGTTTCCCACGGACGTGTTCTTCCTAACGAAGTGGGAGGAGTTGCGAGTGTCCCGGAAAGTAGCATCCCTGATCTGCGTGTTCCGCGTGGCCTCTTTGAATTCCCACATCGTCAGAATGGTCCACGCTCTGGACATCCCGTTGGCTCTCTACGAGTTCTGCATCGTGATCTACTGGCTGTTGATCAGCCTGCACTGGCAAGCCTGCTGGTTCTTCTTACTGCCGGTCGCAGTGATCTCGATGAGAGAACCCAAGCCACCGAGCAACACTTCGTGGGTGATGGAGCAGGAACTGTGGAACAAGCCCAAGCACGAACAATACGTAGGCGCCATACTGCGCGCCGTCACCACTTTCACCAAGTCCGGGCTGCTTCAGTCGAACGTCTCCGACATGGCGGACCTGTATCTGATCATCGTTCTACAAGTCGTCGGTATTTTGGCGCCTTGGATCCTGGTGGGCCGCGTGATGCAGTTCTTCAAGGGCACCAACAGCTCTCGCCTGAAGTATCAAGCTACCATGGCGCAACTGAGACAGTACATGAGACACATGCACCTGCCGTATCACACTCAAACCAGGATCATCCAGTACTATGAGTTCCACTTCCAGCGCAGGTTTTTCAGGGAGTCTGAAATCATGCATACGCTGTCCTTGCAAATGAGACACGAGATCAACATGCACTCCTGTCGCAAGCTTGTCGAGAACGTCACCTTCTTCAACAATCTTCCCCTCTCGTTGCTCGGCAGGATCGTTGGATTGCTGAAGTCGGAGATCTTTCTCACCAACGACGTGATTGTCAGAGCCAATCAGCCTGGTGATTGCATGTATTTTATTGCCACCGGGACCGTTGCTATCTATACCAATTCCGGAAAGGAGGTCTGCCATTTGGAGGACGGTGCACACTTCGGGGAGGTCGCTCTGGTCATGCCCAACGAGCTTAGGGTTGCCAGCGTCGTCGCCGTCGAGGTGTGCGAACTCTATCGGCTGAACAGGGCCGACTTCGCCAGGACCATTCATCCTTATCCCATGCTGTGGGAGAGGATCAAGAAGATTGCTATCGAGAGGCACGAGAAGACGATGATTCTAAACGCTCAGTAG